The region TTAGCCGCGAGTTCCGCCCTGCATATCGGACAAAATTTAAAAACCGGTTTTTTGTCAATCGTAATTTCTCTCCCCGAATATCCTGGTACCTATCCTCACCATATTGGCCCCCTCCCCGATCGCGAGCTTATAGGAAGAAGTCATGCCCATGGACAGATATTTCATTTTAACACCTTCAATCTGCCTGAGTTTAATCCTATCAAATACCCGGCGGGTTTGGCTAAAATACATCCGCAAATCTTCATCTTTCGCGGTCATTGGCCCCATGGTCATCAGCCCTTTAACGGCAATATTTTTCAAACCCGCTATCTTCTCAACAAAATTCTCCGCATCTTCCGGTAGCACCCCGGCCTTCGCGATCTCTTCGGCGCTGTTTATTTCCACAAGAACCGGCATCACCTTGTCTATAGCGGCGCACCTTTTATTTATTTCTTCCGCCAGGCGAAGGGAATCCAGAGTTTCTACCATATCAACTTTATCAACGATCTGTCTGACTTTATTCGTCTGAAGATGTCCTATAAAATGCCACAAGACCGGAACCTTTACAGAATCATAAACCCTGATAAGATCCTGCACATAGTTCTCACCGATGATTTCAACGCCCGCCTCGAGAGCTTGTGATATTTCGGCCGCGGAACGGGTCTTGGCGGCGGCGACCAGCTCCACCCCTTCGGGCAACTCAGCCAGCAAAGCTTTAACATTATCTTTTATCATATCAGCTTTTCCGGCCATACAACATTCTTAACGGAGGTCAGGGCAAGATACGCCTTCATAGCGCAAACAGGTTCGGCGCCCTCACATTGAAGGCCCTTTAATGCCCTGTGTGTTAAAAGCATATTATCACGGATTTTTTTGAGATTGGCAGTTTCAAGTAAAGACAGGCCGGCGGCGAGAGAGGAAGCGGCTTTGCCGGCAAGGCCGCAATCACCGGATATACGGCCCTTGCTATTCGTCAAATATATCTGTGTGAGGACGGCAAACAGAGCGGCGGGCAGAATCTTCTTGCCGCGTTTTTTATACATGATGTAAAATGGTATTCCCAAAAAAATACCCTGATTGCCCGAACCGGTGACCGTAATAACCTTTAATGAGTCGCCGTCCATTCTCTTTTTCACAAGCCCCGACACCGCCGCGAAAACATCCCCGTAACCGAACTCCTCATATAACCTGCCCTGATCGATGATGAATCTTTCCACAATATCCTCAAGACCTTTATCGCGCCGCTTAACAATATTAAAAATCTCTTCCATGCTTTTCAGCCTGTAAACCGGTTTCTTTTTATTTTGGGCTGTTTTCCTGCCGCTGAAATAAACGGCTTTTACATTATCGTGACTTCCCTCGACAACAACACGTGATTTTTTGCCTTTGCACGCAATTTGAGCGTCCACAAAAATGCCGTCAACATTTTTGACTGACACTTTCAGCCAGTTTTTGCGCTTGAGCAGCGCGGTTATTTTTCTTTTTTCAACGGCGCCGATTCCGGCAAAAGGATTAAATCCTGATGATTTTGTATAAATGCCGCAGGCGGCGGCCGCGTTGATCCCCTTTATTTTCATCACCGGCACCCTGACTGTTGAGATATTTCGGAAGACGTCCCTTGAAATAACGACGGCGGCTTTGAAATTACCGCTTATTCCCGACGGAGAATCATATTCCCTGAACAAAGCGGCGGCCCGCGCGAAGGCGAAAGCGACGCTGGCGGGTTCCGTGCAGCCCACCACTTCTTTTATCTCGCTTTCCAGAAGTTCCTCTAAAACTTTTAAGTTTTTCATTTTTAATTTCCTGTTTTCAACAATATCAGCATCTGCTTGCCTATAAACTACCTATAAAAAAAATCCCCCCGAAAATAAATATCAACAGCGCGCCGCTTAATTCCATCAGTTTTTCCATCTTTCTGCTCTTCCCGCCGCTTCCCATAAAAAGCCCAAGACTTTTACGCGCCGTTATCGTCGCAACCGCCACAACAGAAAGAGTGAGCGCCATGCCCAGAGCCATGATGACGGCCAGGAAAATACCCAGATATAAAAAATGCAGTGACGCGGCGAATATAAGCAGAATGATGACGCCCGGACAGGGCACAATTCCTATTGAGAATATTAACGGACGGATATCTGCCGTAACGGGTTGCTGTCCGGCGTTTGTTTCGGCGCGGCGGAAAAACAGAGCTTTTATCAAAAGCCCCAGTCCTATGGCCGTAATAAGGGCATAACTCACAAGCTTTATCACGTTACTGAATTTTTCAAATGACCCTGTATAAGAATGCCGCACGGTCAGATAGAGCGCCGACACTATCACAATGGCCGAAAACGCCTGCATCAGCATCACCGCGAAAGCCGCCGCCACGCCTTTTTTTATACTGCTGCCTTCGGCGACAAAATAAGAGAACAGAAGGGTTTTGCCGTGGCCGGGCCCGGCGGCGTGGATAAGGCCGTACACAAAAGATATCAGGACGGCCATAAACAGGGCGGTTGCGGAACGCTCTTCTTTCGCGCTTTTCATCAGCCGGGATAAACGGCTGTTGAATTTCGCCTGTATAGGCGCTATGGCGGAAACGATTTTACCGGCGAAAATCGGACGACTCCGCATTCGCGGGCCGTCGGATTTTTTATCCGCTGAAGCGAAAGGGTTTCCCGAAGCGCAAATATGCGGCGTTAATAAAATGAGCAGGGTAAGCGATTTTACAAAAGTCATTTTCCGAACCTCAATTTGATCACCCTCGGTATTATCTCGCCGAAATAATAGGCATGTCTCTTGTCTTTTTCTATCCTGTAATCAACTTTGATATCTTCGGCGTTCTCAAAAATCACGGGATCGTCTTTTACATGCGCTATATCGGTGTAGTAGCTCTCGTCATAAATAGCGAGGAAAAGCTCTTCCGGAATATTATCCGCGGGAATTTTAAAAGGTATAAAAAAACCGAATATAACCCGTCCATCCGAGAACTCAGCCGAAAAATCCCGTATCTCTTCAACTCCTGTTTTTTTGCCTTCTGTAGATATGTATGTGAAATAATTAAAATTTTTCAGATTAGAAAATGACTTTTCC is a window of Candidatus Omnitrophota bacterium DNA encoding:
- a CDS encoding YggS family pyridoxal phosphate-dependent enzyme encodes the protein MIKDNVKALLAELPEGVELVAAAKTRSAAEISQALEAGVEIIGENYVQDLIRVYDSVKVPVLWHFIGHLQTNKVRQIVDKVDMVETLDSLRLAEEINKRCAAIDKVMPVLVEINSAEEIAKAGVLPEDAENFVEKIAGLKNIAVKGLMTMGPMTAKDEDLRMYFSQTRRVFDRIKLRQIEGVKMKYLSMGMTSSYKLAIGEGANMVRIGTRIFGERNYD
- a CDS encoding DUF1007 family protein, translated to MNQPFFYFTGIFKIPAALLCMMIFSGELSAHPHIFLDYAVTFVFKDSAIEGARVKWLFDEFYSENIMYDFDKNKNKKLEPDEIKNVKEKSFSNLKNFNYFTYISTEGKKTGVEEIRDFSAEFSDGRVIFGFFIPFKIPADNIPEELFLAIYDESYYTDIAHVKDDPVIFENAEDIKVDYRIEKDKRHAYYFGEIIPRVIKLRFGK